The genomic stretch TCGTAAAGATCAATGAGATCCAGGCGTTCCGGCAGTGGGTGGAGGCGCGTCTTGCGAACAAGGGCGCACTTCAATCGGAAGACTTCGCCAGAGTGCAGGAGATCGCTTCTGACTATGTGAGCCGGAATATAAGGTACTTCGTTTTCGATGTCGTGGAGGTCACGCCGGAGACGCGCTTCGTGGAACCTATAGTCTACAGATTCAAAAGCAAAGAGCTCTTCTACCCGCTCAAGACGACCAATACGTTCGGTGGCGAAGGCCAGATAGACCTCGTGGTCGTGGCGCCCGGCACGTTGTGCGACCCGCTCTTCCAAGAACCCCTCTACACAGAAGATAGATTCTCTCCGTGCTGCGGCATATGCGGCATATGGCCCGACGGAACGTGGTGCTCGCCGTTCGCAAGCACATCCGAGCAGGTCGCGAAGGGCGAGCTGAAGTCGGTGTACAGTGGCGCTGAGGAGTTCTTCAAGGCCCACGAGGCCGTGTTCATGCAGCTCGTCCGGTACAAGGGGCCGTTCAAGTTCAATGACGATGTCAGGATAGACATCTCGCGGGCACCGCGGCGGGCGTATCAGGTGTCGACCGACGAATGGTTTCCCGATGACATCTTGAGGGACTCAGATTAGCCTACCTTTCCGAGATAAAATAAATAATGGAACCCGGTGAGGGTAGGCGACGTGGTGACGCGGATGCCGTGGGCAACTTTCGCCGTGGAGGTCGCCAATGCCATGACCGCGCTTTCTTGATGGAGGCGTTTTTGCGAGGCGTGGGGTGCAACTGGTTCGTGGCGCTCCCTGTGTGGATGGCCTTCAGCGCCGAGGACGTTACGGGGAAAATGCTGGCCATCTGGTAGCCGATCATGGCCTTCGTGGCCATCGGTTTCGAGCACTCCGTGGCCAATATGTTTTTCGTGCCCCTCGGCATCTTCGCGGGCACCGACCCAGCATACATTGCGTTCGCTCGGACAGCCCAGGCCCTTGCGACGCGGGTTCCGGTCTTGCATGCAACCTGGAAACATTCTTCGTGCGTAACATCGTCCGTTCGTTTTCCTGATTCGCGATCTCCGTTCAGGAAGCATCTTGTTCATTGGCAGGTTGGCTAATCCCGCGCAGAATCCCGCAAAGTAGGTGCATTGTGAGAGGGTGTCAGTATGATAAATGTGCCGGGTAGTGAAACAACGCATAGCACGAACGTTTTGTCTAAACAGGCAAGAGAGGAAGAGGAATCGATATGTCTACACGACAAAGTCGTTTAGGGATTCGTGGGGGAGAATTCATGAGGATGTTCCTTGTTCTTGCCATGGTTTTAGGTGTTTCGTCTTTTGCCCCAATATCCTATGCCGGGTACTCCAGTGGCCCGAGCCAAACGGAAGAAGAGGTCTTACAAGAACTCCTGATGGGTCCGACAAAATTTATAATTAGAGTATCCAGTAACGGCTGTACGGATAAGAATTCCTTCAAAATCGACGTGAAAAAGGAAGTAGGGTTATCCCCGAAAGCACCGCATTATCTTCTGACAATCATCCGGATCCGACCTGATGAATGTAAGGCGATAGTAGATGGTGGAGTTTTACTTCTATTTGACTTAGAAACGGATCTGGGATTAACAGGCGATTTTACCTATTCCATCACAAACCGGGTATATTCATTGTCTCGAACTCAACCTTCAGAGAACTCTTTATTCTCTATTATCGAAAAATACTTCACTTTAGAATTTCCCAAGCTCAAAGAAGTAAGACCGGAACCGTTTACTAAATTCATAATGGACCATGATTATTTTACCTGCTACCTCCCGGACCGTTGGAAGTTGGAGCGGGACCGGGAAGGCGATGAAAAGGCCGGTATTTTCGAGGTCCACCTGACGATGCCGGAGAAGGCCAAACCGGAAGACGGCGAGCGTTATTTCTTTCCCGACCCCCTTATTTACGTGGGATATTACAGTAAGAACAACCGGCAAAATGAGACTTATGAAAGTTTTATCAAGGATTATGAGGAACTGCTCCTGAAAAGGGAGGGTAGCAACCAATCCCGATATGAGAAGCCGAAGGAAATCAAATTCAACGGAAGAGAAGCTAAAGAAATAACCTATGAAGTCTACCAGGAGATACAGCGCGGGCCACTGGTTACGATCAAGTATTGGCTAAAGGCCAGGTTCATTGTGGTCAAGGGCGAGGAAGGTTTTTATGTGCTCGCCTATAAAAGCCCAAAAAAGTTTTACGATAAATATTTACGTATTTTCGAAGAGGTGGTAGGGACATTTAAAATTGGCGAAACGAATCCATGATCGACCCATCCAGGCGTTTGGCCATTACTTCTAGCCTATCAGGGAAGACATCGACTAGCATATAATAGTCAGCTACCCCACGGCTAAAGCCGGGGGATCGTGATGAGCAAGCCCGGAGCCGACCAGCCTCAGCCACTAGACACAAGCCTGAGGGGGCTACGTTATCCAGGTCATGACACCCTGGGGTGCGTTGCCAGCCCCAGGCCCTGTCGTTCGGCATTAAACAGGCATACGGGGTCGAAGCCAGTATGCCGAACATCATTGGCGAGGCAAACATTACCCCGAAAAGGGGGCTCTATATGAGCAAAGTCTTTGGCCTCTGGTTCTTCGCTATTTTGTGTGGGTAACCACCTAAAAAGTGATATGATAGTCCCAAGGTGGTTATCATGCGAGACACTTCTTCTCCCGGGCGCGCCTTATTATTGCATGAAGGATTGACCGGAGGGATTGAGGGTTTATGATCCTTGATATAGCTTCGTAAGGCGAATTTAGGTTGGATACCCTGAAACATCAAAAGCGAAGCTCAAACCTTTCTTGCCACGCATAAGGTGTGGGATAAGAAAGTATCCAATGTCAGCTTCATCCGCTCCACACGATGTCTGCCATCAGCATTGTCTATCGGGAACAGTGCTGGCCATTAGCACTGTTCGTTGGGAATAGTGCTGACCATTAGCATCATCCGCCAGTAACAGTGTTAGCCATTAGCATTGTCCGCCGAGAACGATGCTAGCCATTAGCATCGTCCATCGAGAACAGTGTTAGCTATTAGCATCATCCGCCGGGGACAGTGCTTGCCATCAGCATCGTCATCGTCCGTCGGGAATGATGCCTGCCACCAGCATCGTTGCCCATCCCAAGGGTTATGCGTGCTAAGAAAAAGCCTCCCCGGGTATAACAATGTACCCCAAGAGGGCTCATGGTAGTCCTTTTAGAAACCAGGAAATCGTCGGACTATCGGTTCAAAAGATCTCTCGAGGGCGATTAGCCTCTCTAACTATGCTCTACTCGATCCTATTTCCAGGCCCGGGCCAATTCAGATGTAGTCATGAACCCGGCCCCTTCTTCTTTGAGATCCCGGATCAGATTTCCGAGTTCCATGAGGGCCTTATCCCCGCAATTTCTCGTTATGAATTCATCGGGCATGACGCTACCTTCTCCATAATGGATAAGCCCCCCCGGCATCTCGACAAACTCCCAGGGGTGCATATAAAAGCAGAGAACCACAGGGAGCGATCTCTCTTTCAAATAACTGATATAGTTTCTAACGTGAATCATAAGTTTATCTGCTCCATCTGTTCTAAAGAGGGGCCACTGATCCCGATCACGGCCGAACTCATCACGGCTTTCCATGGACATATCGGCGAAATTGGGTATTTCAAGCAGCCTCATATCGCCTTCCTTGGTCCAATCGTTCCTACTCGGGTGGTACGGGATCAGCCTCTCCCTGTAATAATAAAGAGGGTAAGAGGCGTCCGCAAGAAACCCGAGATCCTCCAGGGCATTTACCACGGCCGTGCTACCCCAGAGTCGAGGGCATCTGAAAGACAAAACCTCCTTGCCGACAGCAGCCTCCACTAGCTCGGTCGCCCTTTTGACTCGCAGGGGAACCTCCTCAGGGAGAAGCGGCTTAACCCCGGGGATCGGAAAAAGCTCATCACCTATGGTTTCGTGATAAAGACTGTGGCATCCCACTTCATGTCCTCTGGAATCTATCTCCCGCACCAAGGCCGGGAACTTTGAAGCTGCCTCCCCAGTAAAAAAGAATGTCGCCTTTACATCTGCATCCCCGAGCAACTCCAAGAGCTTCGGTGTCCCTTTCTCAACCCCATCATAAAATGGAGTCCAGCTGCCGAGATCGGTTTCAACGTCAAAGCCAAAGACAACGGTAATTCCCTTTTCCACAGTACAGCCCCCTCTCCCCAGGAATCCCTTTCCTTACAAAACGCGGTTCCCAGGAATCTCGCCCATCGTAACCACAAGAACAACCCCCATTATAACTAAATGATCAAAATGATCAGAAGGCACAGGCCTGTCGACCGAGCACCCCAGCTTCCTGTAAGCGTTAATTCGATGCTGACAGATGGCTATGTACTTTCAAAATGCATGGGGTAGACACCAAGCCTGTGCCTATAATTATACCTACTTTTTCAAACTCTGCGCATCCACGATATCAGCCACAGTCATAACCCATGGCACCCAGTTCTTCCCCTGACTAAAATAAACCCCTTGCACTTCCTGGCCTTCAAGCAGTTGGACAGCAACCCTCACGGCATCCCGCCCTGTCTTCCGGGGGGCGAAATCCACTGTCGCATACATCCTCCCCTTCTTGACCGCCTCAATAGCCTCATCTTCTGCATCGCAACCTATGACAATTATCCCTTTACGCCCTGCCGCCTCGATCGCATTAATAGCGCCCAGGGCCATCTCGTCATTGTAGGCATAGACAGCATCGATATCCCTATGTGCCTGGAGTAGATTCTCCATGACCTCCATTGCCTTTTGCCTCGAGAAATCAGCAGGCTGCTGTGCTATTATCTTTATACCTGGGTAATTGCTAATGACGCTTGTGAATCCCTTACTGCGATCCCTGCTGGCCGAGGAGCCAGGGATACCCTCGAGCACTATAACCCTTCCCTTTCCATTGAGGGCTTTAACAAGGGCCTTGCCGCCAAAATATCCTCCCATTTCAGCCGAAGCGCCGACATGTAAGATATAGCCTTTCTCGTCAACGAACCTATCCAGCGTTATCCATGGTATCCCCGATTTGTTAAGCGCTCGTGCAGCTGGGATGAGGGCTTTGGCATCAGCGGGGTTAAGTATAATGAGATCAAACTTTTGAGTAATCATGTCTTCAACCTGCGCGAGCTGGGTTCCGGGACTGTTGTTGGCATCTGCGATATAAAGTTGGACTCCCTGCTTTGCGGCTTCCTCCTCCAGGCCCTTCTTCATTTCCACAAAGAACGGTACGTTCAGGGTACATAGCGCCACGCTGATGCGGTACTTGCCCTTCGCAGCATAGCTAATAGGGCTAAATAAGCTCATAGTAAGCACGAACAGAAGGATCAGGCTGATCGCCACGAGCTTTTGGTTTTTTAACATACATATCTCCTCCTTTTCACAAATTTGTTAAGGCATATCTTACATGAGATGACTTGCCGCTTTCCCCTCCTTTCTAGCAATCACCCCACCTGTAACTTGCCTCTTCCGAGCGTAACTGTCCATGAGCACCGCCCCGACTATTATCACCCCCTTAAAAATCTGCTGGTAGTATGAAGAGACGTTTAGAAGGTTAAACCCGTTGTTCAAAACCCCTATAATCAAGGCGCCGATTAACGTACCCAAAATAGTTCCTTCGCCACCAAACAGGCTCGTTCCCCCGATAATAACAGCAGCAATGGCATCAAGCTCGAAGCCCATACCGGCCGTCGGATCGGCTGAATTTAACCTCGACGTCAGCACAATCCCGGTAATGGCACAAAGGATACCCATTATGGTATATACTGTCATGCGCCGCTTATCTATATCGATACCAGAATACCTTGCTGCCTCCTCGTTCCCGCCGATTGCATAAACCTCACGTCCAAAAACCGTAGATGAGAGAAGGAAGTGACATATGAGGAGCACCACTGCGAGGATTATAACTGGCACCGGGATTGGACCAGCGTAGCCCGCCCCGATGAATCGAAAATCTTCATTCAGGTCGTAGATTGGCCTCCCACCGGTATAGATGAGGGTGAGCCCACGCGCGGCAGTCAACATCCCAACGCTGACGATGAAGGGCGGGATGCCCCCCTTTGAAATGATAAAGCCATTTGTGAAGCCGAGGAAAGCTCCCAAGAGCAAGCCAGCGAACACCGCAACCCAGGTGCCGTGAGGTTGCAGGCCGGCTACTATTGCGCCGGTTAACGCAACCTGAGAACCCACAGAAAGGTCAATACCAGCCGTTATAATTACCATCGTCATTCCCGCAGCCAGTATCCCATTCATGGATATCTGCCTGACTACATTTGTCAGATTTGATACAGTAAGAAATACGGGCGACATGAATGACAGAACGACGCAGATTCCTACAAGCACAATCACTATGCCGTACTTCTGGAGAAAGCTCTTCTTCATTCCCCATTACCTCCTGGGCAACTCCAACTCTACTAACCTCAACCCCCCAGCGCGCAGCGGAGGATTCCCTCCTGGGTGGCCTCATGGCGCAGGAATTCCCCCGTAATCCGGCCCCTGGCCATAACGATTATCCTATCGCTCATGCCTAGGACTTCCGGCAACTCCGAGGAAATCATTATGACTGCGCCTCCCGCCTGCGCAAACTCTCCCATGAGGCGGTGAATCTCGCGTTTTGCACCGACATCGATCCCTCGAGTTGGTTCATCAAGGATAAGTACCCTGGGACGCGTCAACATTCCCTTGGCAAAGACTACTTTTTGCTGATTACCGCCGCTAAGATTCTCCACCAGCTGTTCAATAGAAGGTGTTTTGACGTTCAATCTATCTACAGCGTCTTCAACATTGGCCCGTTCCTTGTTTCGGTTGATGAAAAACCCATGCATGCTCAGGGACGAAAGTACCGAAAGCGAGGTATTCTCGCGCACTGTCATCTTCCGGACGAGGCCTTGATTCTTTCTATCCTCGGGTAGAAGATAGATGCCATGCTTTATGGCATCCGTTGGTCGCGATATCTTGAGCCTCCGACCGTCCATATAGATGCTGCCTGACGTCGGAGGCTTTATGCCATAAATCGACCGGGCGAGCTCTGTACGGCCGGCCCCCATGAGACCCGCTATCCCCAGAATCTCGCCGGATCTAACTTCAAATGATATATTTTCGAATTCTCCCACCCTTGACAACCCTTCGACTCTGAGCACGGGTTCGCCGATCTCGACCTCAACCTTGGGGAAGAGATCTGTCAATTCTCTGCCTACCATCATACCAACTATTTGGTTGTAAGTGACCTCATCCAATTTCTTTGTACCAATAACACGACCATCCCTGAGCACGGTAATACTATCTGCTATTTGAAAAAGTTCCTCCAATCTATGGGAGACAAAGATAAATGTTACACCCTTTGCTTTTAGGCCTTTGACTATGTCGAAAAGCTGCCTTACCTCGCCTTGGGAGAGTGCAGAGGTAGGCTCATCCATTATTACAAGCCGCGCACCACAGGATAATGCCTTGACTATCTCTACAAGCTGACGCTCAGCTACGCCCAGCTCTCGCACGGGGATTTTGGGGTCAAGCTCAACTCCCAGTTGTCCAAGGAGTTTCTCGGTATTGCGTTCTAATTCATCCCAGTCCACCACTCCTAAACTACCATGATGCGGCAAGCGTCCAAGAAAGACATTCTCCCTCACGGAGAGAGCAGGGATCAGGTTTAATTCCTGGTGAACTGTGGCGATCCCTAGCTGCTGTGCATGTCTTGGACCCTGGATATCAACCTCTGTATCTCGAAAGGTAATGCTCCCCGAATCCTTTCGATGTATGCCGCTCAAGATCTTGATAAGCGTCGACTTACCAGCCCCATTCTCCCCAACCAACGCGTGGATTTCTCCTGGCCTAACCTTGAAGTCAACGTTATCAAGCGCAACAATACCCTGGAAGCGCTTGGATATACCTCTCATATCAAGCAGGTACCCGTCGGACATCTTCCCTTCACTCCACGTTCATGATTCACGTTAGTCCACGAGCCAAGGCCCTATTTTAATACCTCCAGAAATCCCCGAAGGCGTCCTACGCAACGGGGAATGCCATTGTTCCATAATATGCAAGGTTAGGCTGGCGAACATCGAGGCGACCGAACTGGACCACCACGGGGACGTCGCTACGTATTCGAAGAGCATACTGCCCAAACGGTATCCTATAACTATCCGGCCCGATGGGTTTATCCAGCCGTATGCAGAGGACCCTTTGTCCATCAACAGTATAAGGGATTCCTAAAACAGGATCTCGATCCGTAAAGTAAATGTCGATCAAGATGTGAGCATTTTCTCTATTGGTATTTAAAATTATGAGGGATTCGTGACCTTCGAGCTCACCATCCCCTCTTGGAGGAAGGTCCCCATCCGGGACCACCCATACCCTATGGCCTTCCCCTTTCACTTCGCCGATATTATTGGTCCACCCGCAGGTATCGGTGCTAGCGGTGCCGGCATTTGAAGCGTTCATTTTCTGTATTCCCTCGCTTTGTCACAATAGTCTCTCTCTGGCATGCATCTCATATATTCCATGTATTACACGATTACAGGATTGCCCCGCTTCGCTTGGATAGCTACCTTGATGAATCCTGATACACGCAAGCGAAGCGGAAGGCAATCTAGATGCAATAGGCTACCTCAGGCTACGCTCAAAGCCTGCTTGGCGCATTCATGATCAAGTCTTCCATGTAAGGGGAAAGGGGTTCCGCACCCTTTTCGGTTATGACATAACCAGTCTCCACCCTAACCCCATAAAGGGTTGGATGGCCAAAGAGGCTCACGTCAATACAAACAGTCATACCCGGCTGCAATACATCGCGGCTATTGGGCCCAAAAAACGGGGCCTCCGCCTCGAGCAGACCGATGGTATGTACATATGGAACAAGCATATACGGCGCATATCCTCGCCCCTTTAGGAAGTTGCGCGGAACTGCATCGATTTCCACTGCCGACCTGCCAGGGACGAGCTGCTCCCGGGTCAATGAGAAGGCTTCGACAGCATCTGCGAGGTAGCGCTTTTGCTCGGCACTAGCCTTGTTGCCGACGAAGAGGGAAAGCCCGGCGGCTGAACTGTAACCATTGTAGCGGGGGCTCACCCCGGCGAGGAGGGTGTCGCCTTCCTCGAGGATACGGTCGGATGCTGTTGGGACCACCCCATTGCTCCGTTCGCCGGCACCCATGATAGTCTTAAAGCCGAACCAGTTTGCCCCGAGTGTACGCATCTTCCCTTCAGCGAGGCCGGCAAGGTAGTACTCGGGCACGCCGGGTGCTATATTCTCGAGGATAACCTTAAACCCTTCATCTGCAATCTGGAATGATTTCTTTATTGACTCGATCTCCCATTCACTCTTTATAACCCTAAACTCCTCAAATTCTTCAGTTATATCGATGAACTCTATCCCATGTAAATCAGCCTGTAGGTGAGAATAGACTCTATAGGGCATCTTATTGAGTCCCACTATGCCGAGGCGGCTTACCTTTCTCCCAACTATCTCGTGGAATACGACATCGAAGGTAACAACCCTCGCCATAGGATACTCTTCCTCAGGGACCATGAAGACCTGGACGTTCCTGGTCTCTTTGATGGCGGATGATTCCCTGGCAAAAGGCTCCGATTCAGGACCTCCAAGTATACAAGCATCACCTTGCGCCGGAACCAATATTGCCCCGCTCTCGAATTGAGGGCACCATCCCGAGAGATACCACCCATTTGCTATATTCAATTCATCGTAATAAATCAGGGCGGCATCGAGCCCTTTTTCGGCAAGGAGTGTTTGGGTGCGCTTGATTCTCGCTGTGGATTCTTCCTTGGGTATCCCCATTTTTCTCCCTCGCTTTCGATGTTTGATCTCATCCTGATTTCATCCTGACCTCATTCTGACTCTGGCCTTTGCCTCGCCAAACTCATGCTCTCCCATTCCCCGGTGCCATTATCGATATAGCCTGGGGATAACCTGCGGATGCAGGTTTGGCGACTCGTTTTGGTATCGATACCGGTATCGGTGCTTAATTATTCGCCCTAAGACTCCGGAATCCTCCTAAGCTACCAGAATGTTTTGGGACTATATTCTAGGTGAAATTCGAACTCTATTCTACCTTAACTCCGTTGGCTGTATCAAAAAAAGGGTAATCGGTCAGGTAGACTCCCATCTTTGGGAGCAAACTGCCGTTGACTCTCTCACTATAAGCTTTACCGGGAGGATGCTTGTAGAGAAGCAATG from Bacillota bacterium encodes the following:
- a CDS encoding polysaccharide deacetylase family protein, with translation MEKGITVVFGFDVETDLGSWTPFYDGVEKGTPKLLELLGDADVKATFFFTGEAASKFPALVREIDSRGHEVGCHSLYHETIGDELFPIPGVKPLLPEEVPLRVKRATELVEAAVGKEVLSFRCPRLWGSTAVVNALEDLGFLADASYPLYYYRERLIPYHPSRNDWTKEGDMRLLEIPNFADMSMESRDEFGRDRDQWPLFRTDGADKLMIHVRNYISYLKERSLPVVLCFYMHPWEFVEMPGGLIHYGEGSVMPDEFITRNCGDKALMELGNLIRDLKEEGAGFMTTSELARAWK
- a CDS encoding substrate-binding domain-containing protein, which translates into the protein MLKNQKLVAISLILLFVLTMSLFSPISYAAKGKYRISVALCTLNVPFFVEMKKGLEEEAAKQGVQLYIADANNSPGTQLAQVEDMITQKFDLIILNPADAKALIPAARALNKSGIPWITLDRFVDEKGYILHVGASAEMGGYFGGKALVKALNGKGRVIVLEGIPGSSASRDRSKGFTSVISNYPGIKIIAQQPADFSRQKAMEVMENLLQAHRDIDAVYAYNDEMALGAINAIEAAGRKGIIVIGCDAEDEAIEAVKKGRMYATVDFAPRKTGRDAVRVAVQLLEGQEVQGVYFSQGKNWVPWVMTVADIVDAQSLKK
- a CDS encoding ribose ABC transporter permease gives rise to the protein MKKSFLQKYGIVIVLVGICVVLSFMSPVFLTVSNLTNVVRQISMNGILAAGMTMVIITAGIDLSVGSQVALTGAIVAGLQPHGTWVAVFAGLLLGAFLGFTNGFIISKGGIPPFIVSVGMLTAARGLTLIYTGGRPIYDLNEDFRFIGAGYAGPIPVPVIILAVVLLICHFLLSSTVFGREVYAIGGNEEAARYSGIDIDKRRMTVYTIMGILCAITGIVLTSRLNSADPTAGMGFELDAIAAVIIGGTSLFGGEGTILGTLIGALIIGVLNNGFNLLNVSSYYQQIFKGVIIVGAVLMDSYARKRQVTGGVIARKEGKAASHLM
- a CDS encoding sugar ABC transporter ATP-binding protein, whose protein sequence is MSDGYLLDMRGISKRFQGIVALDNVDFKVRPGEIHALVGENGAGKSTLIKILSGIHRKDSGSITFRDTEVDIQGPRHAQQLGIATVHQELNLIPALSVRENVFLGRLPHHGSLGVVDWDELERNTEKLLGQLGVELDPKIPVRELGVAERQLVEIVKALSCGARLVIMDEPTSALSQGEVRQLFDIVKGLKAKGVTFIFVSHRLEELFQIADSITVLRDGRVIGTKKLDEVTYNQIVGMMVGRELTDLFPKVEVEIGEPVLRVEGLSRVGEFENISFEVRSGEILGIAGLMGAGRTELARSIYGIKPPTSGSIYMDGRRLKISRPTDAIKHGIYLLPEDRKNQGLVRKMTVRENTSLSVLSSLSMHGFFINRNKERANVEDAVDRLNVKTPSIEQLVENLSGGNQQKVVFAKGMLTRPRVLILDEPTRGIDVGAKREIHRLMGEFAQAGGAVIMISSELPEVLGMSDRIIVMARGRITGEFLRHEATQEGILRCALGG
- a CDS encoding aminopeptidase P family protein; amino-acid sequence: MGIPKEESTARIKRTQTLLAEKGLDAALIYYDELNIANGWYLSGWCPQFESGAILVPAQGDACILGGPESEPFARESSAIKETRNVQVFMVPEEEYPMARVVTFDVVFHEIVGRKVSRLGIVGLNKMPYRVYSHLQADLHGIEFIDITEEFEEFRVIKSEWEIESIKKSFQIADEGFKVILENIAPGVPEYYLAGLAEGKMRTLGANWFGFKTIMGAGERSNGVVPTASDRILEEGDTLLAGVSPRYNGYSSAAGLSLFVGNKASAEQKRYLADAVEAFSLTREQLVPGRSAVEIDAVPRNFLKGRGYAPYMLVPYVHTIGLLEAEAPFFGPNSRDVLQPGMTVCIDVSLFGHPTLYGVRVETGYVITEKGAEPLSPYMEDLIMNAPSRL